A genome region from Coraliomargarita parva includes the following:
- a CDS encoding LacI family DNA-binding transcriptional regulator, whose translation MVTQKDIARETGLDQSTVSLALREDPRVNAQTRQQVLEVARRLGYRKDPMLTALSSYRSDIQRKSYHGNLAWLNDPKVYELDHYDNSVYYHYRRGAQERALEHGYKLEIVEVDMDAPNQRRLSDILYHRGIEGIILPPLRVVGPALKLNWQHFVAVTFGWTVIEPRFHSVSPNHVYNSTELVRNLRSRGYERIAAVLFMPPQHLGQRHFHLWAHGVEVSVLQQGAQDPIPTLRLTSTNADQAAVLQEWYRQYRPDAVAVMLECSEFVEESLNQIKILCPRDIGIANFVCMDSDQHFSGIRENSYDIGMAAVDVLVGAIRRREFGVPAIRRMLQIEGQWTDGETIA comes from the coding sequence ATGGTTACTCAAAAGGATATCGCCCGGGAAACGGGTTTAGACCAATCAACGGTAAGCCTCGCATTGAGAGAGGACCCGCGGGTGAATGCTCAAACGCGTCAACAGGTGTTGGAAGTTGCGCGCAGACTCGGTTACCGTAAGGATCCAATGCTGACGGCATTGTCTTCATATCGGAGTGATATCCAGCGTAAGTCTTATCATGGAAATCTGGCTTGGTTGAATGATCCCAAGGTCTATGAACTCGATCACTATGATAATTCAGTATATTACCATTACCGTAGAGGGGCTCAGGAGCGTGCACTCGAGCATGGATATAAGCTCGAGATCGTAGAGGTCGATATGGATGCGCCCAACCAGCGGCGACTCTCTGACATATTATATCATCGTGGTATCGAAGGTATTATACTGCCGCCGCTTCGAGTTGTGGGGCCTGCCTTGAAACTGAATTGGCAGCATTTTGTTGCTGTAACATTCGGGTGGACGGTGATTGAACCACGTTTTCATTCGGTGAGTCCGAATCATGTATACAACAGTACAGAGCTTGTCCGTAACTTGCGGTCTCGTGGATACGAGCGGATTGCTGCAGTGCTTTTCATGCCTCCGCAGCATCTTGGCCAACGACATTTCCACCTCTGGGCGCATGGTGTCGAGGTGAGTGTTTTGCAGCAAGGTGCACAGGATCCTATACCGACGCTTCGCTTGACGTCTACGAATGCTGATCAGGCTGCAGTTCTGCAGGAGTGGTATCGGCAATACCGTCCTGATGCGGTTGCTGTCATGCTGGAGTGCTCTGAATTTGTCGAAGAAAGTTTGAATCAGATCAAAATTCTGTGTCCGCGTGATATCGGAATCGCCAATTTTGTTTGTATGGATAGCGATCAACATTTCTCAGGAATTCGTGAAAACTCCTACGATATAGGAATGGCCGCAGTGGATGTCTTGGTTGGTGCGATCCGGCGTCGTGAATTTGGCGTGCCTGCAATTCGGCGGATGCTGCAGATCGAGGGGCAGTGGACGGATGGAGAAACCATTGCTTGA
- a CDS encoding sulfatase family protein, with the protein MSSDNKSRPNILFMMADQLRWDFLGYAGASFIRTPNIDRLAKESTRYCRAYSIHPLCVPARASLITGMHGLRTGVLTNGQWIRPDYEKQGIQTWPSRLSQLGYSTAGIGKMHFYPWSERMGFDYRSVTEDKRWPCIRDDYYRYLRGHGSRKYTGLEHEGYLENKGAVISRNPWELSWDHFVGSEAVDYINRYGHETPFAMMVGFTGPHCPYDPNEEFTVDIDPNQIPKPAPSVSNDCAELKRRNHNGNRMAWNGVDLDGWTLEQKQRVRHHYAGLIQQIDREVGDILDALEASGQLDNTLIIFTSDHGDYVGDHDMAGKGSYYEGSCHIPLIVRDPLTQRGCDCDELVTLMDVTATILAYAGAEISSELDCVPLPQLPYPNQDMNAATPRKSILGALSDGCMYLSGPWKYAKYATGEITLFNLQEDPMEQHNRINDPSCYSLMLEFEQALCREMIPMIHSGHHDKVIDNGNQLWISEAFGRENYTRTYPCPW; encoded by the coding sequence ATGAGCAGTGATAATAAATCGCGCCCGAATATTCTTTTCATGATGGCTGACCAGCTGCGTTGGGACTTTCTGGGGTACGCAGGTGCTAGCTTCATCCGCACTCCGAACATCGACCGCTTGGCCAAGGAAAGCACCCGTTACTGTAGGGCTTATTCGATTCACCCCTTGTGTGTGCCGGCTCGTGCGTCCTTGATCACTGGCATGCACGGCCTGAGGACAGGTGTTCTGACCAATGGTCAGTGGATTCGGCCCGATTACGAAAAACAAGGTATCCAGACCTGGCCCTCGCGCCTGAGTCAACTCGGCTATAGCACCGCCGGCATCGGAAAAATGCATTTCTACCCTTGGTCAGAGCGCATGGGATTTGACTACAGGTCAGTCACCGAAGACAAACGATGGCCCTGCATTCGGGACGATTACTACCGCTACCTGCGGGGGCATGGCTCTCGAAAGTATACGGGACTAGAACATGAGGGCTATTTAGAAAATAAAGGTGCAGTCATCAGCCGTAACCCCTGGGAGCTTTCATGGGACCATTTTGTCGGCTCTGAAGCGGTCGATTATATTAACCGTTATGGGCATGAGACGCCCTTTGCAATGATGGTTGGATTCACCGGACCACATTGCCCTTACGACCCCAACGAGGAATTTACCGTCGATATCGACCCGAACCAAATACCCAAGCCAGCACCCAGTGTCTCCAATGACTGCGCAGAGCTCAAGAGAAGGAATCACAACGGCAACCGCATGGCATGGAACGGAGTCGACCTCGATGGTTGGACTCTTGAGCAAAAACAACGCGTCCGCCATCACTATGCCGGCCTGATCCAGCAAATCGACCGAGAGGTCGGAGACATCCTCGATGCACTTGAGGCGAGTGGCCAGCTGGACAATACCTTAATCATTTTCACGAGCGACCATGGTGATTATGTTGGGGATCACGACATGGCAGGTAAGGGAAGCTACTACGAAGGGAGCTGTCACATCCCCCTCATCGTCCGTGATCCTTTGACACAAAGAGGATGTGATTGCGATGAACTGGTCACGTTAATGGATGTAACAGCAACCATACTGGCGTATGCAGGAGCGGAGATATCCAGTGAACTAGATTGCGTCCCCTTGCCCCAACTCCCCTACCCAAATCAGGACATGAACGCAGCAACACCCCGAAAATCCATCTTGGGAGCCTTGTCTGACGGATGTATGTATCTGAGCGGCCCATGGAAATATGCAAAATATGCGACAGGAGAAATAACCCTCTTCAATCTACAGGAAGACCCAATGGAACAGCATAATCGAATCAACGATCCGTCCTGCTACAGCTTGATGCTGGAATTCGAACAAGCGCTATGCCGGGAAATGATACCAATGATACACTCCGGACATCATGACAAAGTTATTGATAATGGGAATCAACTTTGGATAAGCGAAGCATTCGGACGCGAAAACTACACACGCACCTATCCATGCCCATGGTAG
- a CDS encoding ribonuclease R family protein — translation MDLRDTLLTLLKAPDYVPLRREEIIAVLKLNRDEAKKAHQLIDRMLEQGEIAYLKKNRLCIPKDADLISGKIIFRQSGSGFILPDSDPNGEGYPVSAEDTGLAFHGDHVLARIIEQPKPRYRHYRRNERPAAPEQKPNLRVIRILKRARSSYVGTLQKGRHATYVIPDDPRLIQDFLVPDPRNSGIRPTPKEGDKVVIKLVEWKQRHLNPEGEIIEVLGKTHEPDAEFKAILYKYNLEPQFPAAVEKQTDGIPDKVRPSDCKDRMDCRKLFTFTIDPDDAKDFDDALSLEELEDGKLRVGIHIADVSAYVKPGSPLDVEAQKRGNSTYLVGTVIPMLPHALSNGLCSLVEAEDRLTKTAFITYSDKADILHVEFANTVIRSNKRLTYRQAYAFMQKDDFDEIRKTPLPPKHQTGSTGRSLDEVNQKEMKLLQVHIRKLWHIASQLRKKRFRKGSLDLDMTEVKIYVDEQGYADRLEIQENDESHQLIEEFMLGANEQVARTMQRNHFPCIYRVHDEPEDEKLQELRETMITFGVQCGNLSKASGMASLLKKLKDHPQGHALKVHVLRSLKQAQYRASPDGHYGLAKPDYTHFTSPIRRYSDLIVHRVLDSYLHKIGAESAPKQPDVRYSQGKLESLGEHISITERNSVDAERESVKTKLLEYYERELHKDKKQSFQAVVADVKNHGLFVELVDSQAYGLVHISTLDDDFYHPSSDGQSIVGRRKKKVYSLGQYVDVQVERVDRFKRQIDFRIVPEESNNKKPSPRPTKKTAQSAKELSQIRKQRRSDRQKKSPAKKRR, via the coding sequence ATGGATCTTCGTGATACCCTACTCACCCTCCTCAAAGCACCGGACTATGTCCCGCTTCGCAGAGAGGAAATCATAGCCGTACTCAAACTCAACCGCGACGAAGCCAAGAAGGCACACCAACTGATCGACCGGATGCTTGAGCAGGGCGAAATCGCCTACCTCAAGAAGAACCGGCTCTGCATTCCCAAAGACGCGGATCTGATCAGTGGTAAAATCATCTTCCGTCAAAGCGGCTCCGGATTCATACTCCCGGACAGCGATCCGAACGGCGAAGGCTATCCTGTTTCCGCCGAAGATACCGGACTGGCTTTTCATGGCGACCATGTGCTGGCCCGCATCATCGAGCAACCGAAGCCTCGTTACCGGCACTACCGGCGTAACGAACGCCCCGCAGCGCCCGAGCAGAAGCCCAACCTCCGGGTCATACGCATCCTGAAGCGCGCCCGGAGCAGCTATGTCGGCACGCTGCAAAAAGGCCGCCACGCCACCTATGTCATCCCCGACGACCCGCGTCTCATTCAGGACTTTCTCGTCCCGGACCCACGTAATTCCGGCATACGCCCGACCCCGAAAGAAGGCGACAAAGTCGTCATCAAGCTGGTCGAATGGAAACAACGCCACCTCAATCCCGAAGGTGAAATCATCGAAGTACTGGGGAAGACCCACGAACCCGATGCCGAGTTCAAGGCGATCCTTTACAAGTATAACCTCGAACCGCAATTTCCTGCAGCCGTTGAAAAGCAAACTGATGGTATTCCCGACAAGGTTCGTCCCTCGGATTGCAAGGATCGTATGGACTGCCGGAAACTCTTCACTTTTACCATCGACCCGGACGACGCAAAGGACTTCGACGATGCGCTTTCACTCGAGGAACTCGAAGATGGCAAGCTGCGCGTGGGTATCCACATCGCAGACGTCTCCGCCTACGTCAAACCGGGCAGCCCTCTCGACGTGGAAGCACAGAAGCGCGGCAACAGCACCTACCTGGTTGGTACGGTCATCCCGATGCTACCGCACGCGCTTTCAAATGGGCTCTGCTCGCTGGTTGAAGCCGAAGACCGCCTGACCAAGACCGCCTTCATCACCTACTCGGACAAGGCCGACATCCTGCACGTCGAGTTCGCCAACACCGTGATCCGGAGCAACAAGCGCCTCACCTATCGCCAGGCCTACGCATTCATGCAGAAGGATGACTTCGACGAGATCCGCAAAACTCCGCTACCTCCGAAGCACCAAACCGGCTCGACCGGGCGCTCGCTTGACGAAGTGAACCAGAAGGAGATGAAGCTCCTGCAGGTGCACATCCGCAAGCTCTGGCATATTGCCTCGCAGCTTCGAAAGAAGCGATTCCGTAAAGGATCCCTCGACCTCGACATGACCGAAGTCAAAATCTACGTGGACGAGCAAGGTTATGCCGACAGGCTGGAGATCCAGGAAAACGACGAAAGCCACCAGTTGATCGAGGAATTCATGCTCGGTGCCAACGAGCAAGTGGCCCGGACGATGCAACGCAATCATTTCCCCTGCATCTACCGGGTGCATGACGAACCCGAGGACGAAAAGCTGCAGGAACTTCGGGAGACAATGATCACCTTCGGCGTACAGTGCGGCAACCTGAGTAAAGCCAGCGGGATGGCCTCCCTACTGAAGAAATTAAAGGACCACCCGCAAGGCCACGCACTCAAGGTGCACGTGTTGCGCAGCCTCAAGCAGGCCCAATACCGAGCCAGCCCCGACGGCCACTACGGTCTCGCAAAGCCCGACTACACCCACTTCACTTCGCCCATCCGCCGCTACTCCGACTTGATCGTGCACCGCGTCCTGGACAGCTACCTGCACAAGATCGGGGCAGAATCCGCACCGAAACAACCCGATGTACGTTACTCACAGGGCAAACTGGAGTCTCTCGGCGAACACATCAGCATAACGGAACGCAACAGTGTCGACGCTGAGCGCGAGTCAGTCAAAACCAAGCTGCTCGAATACTACGAACGAGAACTGCACAAGGACAAGAAACAGTCCTTCCAAGCCGTCGTTGCCGACGTCAAGAACCACGGCCTATTCGTCGAGCTAGTCGACTCGCAAGCCTATGGACTGGTTCACATCTCCACTCTCGACGACGACTTCTACCATCCCTCCAGCGACGGCCAGTCCATCGTCGGACGCCGCAAGAAGAAGGTGTATTCGCTAGGCCAATACGTCGATGTACAGGTCGAGCGGGTGGACCGGTTCAAGCGCCAGATCGACTTCCGCATTGTTCCGGAAGAATCAAATAACAAGAAGCCATCGCCCAGACCGACAAAAAAAACCGCGCAATCAGCCAAGGAGCTCTCCCAGATAAGGAAGCAACGCCGCTCGGACCGGCAAAAGAAAAGTCCCGCAAAAAAGCGCCGCTGA
- a CDS encoding MgtC/SapB family protein, giving the protein MDNMLQSLIVSASLGALIGLIRQWGEQQDAHKDDNHFAGLRTFVLWALIGYTAAFVDSTHVPYAFLAALGIVGAHLILHGFIAKDRTSIGLTTGAAAIITLLLGALVYWGQLLFAVMFAALTMIVLGMKQMSHSWTRKFTNEDIRSTLQFVAVTGVVLPLVPNQGYGPYEAINPYSLWLMVVLISGLGFVGYILMRLLGTKAGVILTGLVGGLASSTATTLAFSRESKTYPEISGSFALAIVMACTIMLGRVLVILGFIYPAFIAQLWYPFLIMAMPGLLYAVFIALLSKKSKTPVEIPNLKNPLGLSIAIKFGIIYGVISFLVKWLSQTELTDELLALSFISGLTDMDAIALSITQNLKDGSVALQLGTRAIILAAVANTILKASLVFSIGAPQLRKHIGIALGATVLAGIGAFFIV; this is encoded by the coding sequence ATGGACAACATGCTCCAATCCCTGATCGTCAGCGCCAGCCTCGGCGCCCTCATTGGGCTCATTCGCCAATGGGGCGAGCAGCAGGATGCACACAAGGACGACAACCACTTCGCCGGCCTGCGCACTTTCGTCCTCTGGGCACTCATCGGCTACACCGCAGCCTTCGTCGACAGTACACACGTGCCTTACGCATTTCTCGCAGCGCTCGGTATTGTCGGGGCACATCTCATCCTTCATGGTTTCATCGCCAAGGATCGGACCAGTATCGGACTGACGACCGGAGCGGCAGCCATTATCACTCTATTACTGGGTGCCCTCGTGTACTGGGGGCAGCTCCTCTTCGCCGTCATGTTCGCGGCCCTGACCATGATCGTCTTGGGCATGAAGCAAATGAGCCATTCGTGGACACGAAAATTCACAAATGAAGACATCCGCTCGACCCTGCAATTCGTCGCAGTGACCGGGGTGGTGCTTCCCCTGGTGCCCAACCAAGGCTACGGCCCCTACGAGGCGATCAATCCCTACTCGCTCTGGCTCATGGTTGTCCTCATCTCCGGGCTGGGATTTGTCGGCTACATACTCATGCGGCTACTGGGCACCAAGGCAGGCGTCATACTTACCGGGCTGGTGGGTGGCCTGGCCTCCAGCACCGCAACCACCCTTGCCTTCAGTCGAGAGTCCAAGACCTACCCTGAAATTTCCGGCAGCTTCGCCCTCGCAATCGTCATGGCCTGCACAATCATGCTCGGCCGAGTGCTGGTGATCCTCGGGTTTATTTATCCCGCTTTCATCGCCCAGCTATGGTACCCCTTCCTGATCATGGCCATGCCGGGTCTTCTTTACGCCGTCTTCATCGCCTTGCTCAGCAAGAAGAGCAAAACCCCTGTCGAAATCCCCAACCTGAAGAATCCGCTCGGTCTCTCGATCGCGATCAAGTTCGGTATCATCTACGGTGTCATTTCCTTCCTCGTCAAATGGTTGAGCCAAACCGAGCTCACCGATGAACTCCTGGCGCTGAGCTTCATTTCCGGCCTGACCGACATGGATGCAATCGCACTCTCGATTACGCAAAACCTGAAAGACGGCAGCGTCGCCCTTCAGCTCGGGACACGAGCCATTATTCTCGCGGCAGTCGCCAATACAATCCTGAAAGCCAGCCTCGTCTTCAGCATAGGCGCCCCGCAACTCCGCAAACATATCGGGATCGCGCTCGGCGCGACCGTACTGGCCGGCATCGGCGCATTCTTCATCGTGTAA
- a CDS encoding carbohydrate porin translates to MKKSSILFSTVIAGSLGLSHAWAEPYADRLTGDWSGTRTELSDSGVEFFAYYNAIIASNVSGGIDRESNYAGDLFAGATFDFEKLLGWEATTFSLTGIERHGSDITPSVGSQYSTMQLVGGQNTFLYNVTLEKLFADGDFSLKLGRMTATDDFVGSSFYGYSLNNAVNGQIRAVLFDGVMTSYPFAIWGGRLKAKISEKSALQVGVFQLTHEMWDRENQGVDFSIDSEDGVSLFVQYDWTPEIAGKPARFYVGVNQTFSFEMDEFDSTDTTDEFTRYYAHADYQVFRESAHSDEGLSLFLTLAYTSQEEVAIIPLQSTLGAHYKGLLPGRPDDRTVFFMTYGQFSDDYSDALETSTGDDADYEMVFELGHRIQLTKYAYIQPDVQFIKNPGGTGKIDDAVVVGAQFGFSF, encoded by the coding sequence ATGAAAAAATCATCTATTCTATTCTCTACTGTTATTGCGGGCAGCCTAGGGCTCAGCCATGCTTGGGCCGAGCCTTATGCGGATCGACTCACCGGCGACTGGAGTGGAACCCGTACCGAGTTGTCGGATTCGGGTGTCGAGTTCTTTGCTTATTACAATGCGATTATTGCTTCGAATGTATCCGGCGGCATTGATCGGGAGTCGAACTATGCGGGCGATCTCTTCGCCGGTGCTACCTTTGACTTTGAGAAATTGCTCGGCTGGGAAGCGACAACCTTTAGTCTGACTGGGATCGAGCGCCATGGTAGTGACATTACGCCATCGGTTGGCAGCCAATATAGTACAATGCAGTTGGTTGGCGGGCAGAATACCTTTCTCTACAATGTCACTCTGGAAAAGCTTTTTGCAGATGGTGACTTTTCCCTGAAGCTGGGCCGCATGACTGCAACTGATGATTTCGTCGGCTCATCTTTCTACGGCTACTCCTTGAACAATGCGGTGAACGGCCAAATTCGTGCCGTCTTGTTTGACGGTGTCATGACCTCATACCCGTTTGCAATTTGGGGCGGGCGGCTGAAAGCGAAGATTTCGGAGAAGAGCGCGCTTCAAGTCGGCGTGTTTCAACTGACCCACGAAATGTGGGACCGGGAAAATCAAGGTGTCGATTTCAGCATCGACTCGGAAGATGGGGTTTCGCTCTTTGTTCAGTATGACTGGACGCCTGAGATCGCTGGTAAGCCGGCCCGTTTCTATGTCGGGGTGAATCAGACGTTCTCCTTTGAAATGGATGAGTTTGACAGTACGGATACGACGGATGAGTTCACTCGATACTATGCGCATGCCGACTACCAGGTGTTCCGCGAGTCTGCTCATTCGGACGAAGGCCTGAGTCTTTTCCTGACACTTGCTTATACCTCGCAGGAGGAAGTGGCGATTATTCCCTTACAGTCCACTTTGGGTGCACATTATAAGGGCTTACTTCCCGGGCGTCCGGATGACCGGACTGTCTTCTTCATGACCTACGGGCAATTTAGCGATGATTACTCGGATGCTCTTGAAACGAGTACGGGGGATGATGCGGATTATGAAATGGTTTTCGAACTGGGGCATCGTATTCAACTGACCAAGTACGCATACATCCAGCCCGACGTTCAGTTTATCAAGAACCCCGGTGGTACCGGGAAGATCGATGATGCGGTCGTCGTTGGTGCCCAGTTTGGATTCAGCTTTTAG
- a CDS encoding fructose-specific PTS transporter subunit EIIC, translating to MSTLHTYIQTEERSPICRLAKGALQAEAERRGLDLKIEIDPGLAPESAWEASSNPSDAVLLVGLKAPAQPAATTHPVLSVDLARLARETGAVLDQLFPDGARLISRRTSKPDVVEPAESAKESKFLVGVTSCPTGIAHTFMAAKALAKAAEEMGFTMKVETRGSVGAKNELTPEEIEKADAVIVAADAAVETKRFAGKRLLETGTKPAIKDSKALIREALTLQPVASAGGLKMPPKKERKGVYKHLMTGVSNMLPLVVAGGLLIALAFAVGGIYAGDAEGTFGWALMQIGGSAAFALFIPVLAGFIAFSIADRPGLTPGLIGGMLASQIGAGFLGGLAAGFFAGYLTKFLNNKISLPESLQGLKPVLILPLLTSLVVGLAMIFVIGPPVKFILDGLSAWLNNMQEGSALVMGLLLGGMMAFDMGGPVNKSAYTFGVGLLASQIYAPMAAVMAAGMVPPLACALAANLFRKKFTDDERQASKAAAVLGISFITEGAIPYAAADPVRVIPCNVLGAAVTGGLSMLWGCKLVVPHGGIFVLAIPNAITQGLAYVGAILAGTAVATVALYFAKRPVAERLSAASA from the coding sequence ATGTCTACACTACATACCTATATTCAAACCGAGGAGCGCAGCCCGATCTGTCGTTTGGCGAAAGGGGCGCTCCAAGCCGAAGCCGAACGTCGTGGCTTGGACCTTAAAATCGAGATAGATCCTGGCCTTGCTCCGGAGTCCGCCTGGGAGGCGAGTTCGAATCCATCGGACGCGGTCCTTCTGGTTGGTCTCAAGGCTCCGGCTCAGCCGGCCGCGACGACCCACCCGGTCCTGTCGGTCGATCTCGCGCGACTGGCCCGTGAAACCGGCGCAGTCCTGGACCAGCTCTTTCCTGATGGGGCCCGCCTGATTTCCCGGCGTACTTCCAAGCCGGATGTTGTAGAACCGGCTGAGTCCGCAAAGGAATCCAAGTTTCTTGTCGGTGTCACCTCCTGTCCGACGGGCATCGCCCATACCTTCATGGCAGCCAAAGCGCTGGCCAAGGCGGCTGAAGAGATGGGCTTCACCATGAAGGTGGAAACGCGTGGTTCGGTGGGCGCGAAGAATGAATTGACGCCCGAAGAGATTGAGAAGGCCGATGCTGTGATTGTGGCTGCGGATGCCGCGGTTGAAACAAAGCGTTTTGCGGGCAAACGCCTGCTGGAAACAGGAACCAAGCCTGCGATTAAGGATTCGAAGGCTTTGATTCGTGAAGCATTGACCCTTCAACCTGTTGCGTCTGCGGGGGGCTTGAAGATGCCTCCGAAGAAAGAGCGCAAGGGGGTCTACAAGCATCTCATGACCGGTGTCTCAAACATGCTTCCGCTGGTGGTCGCCGGCGGTCTCCTGATTGCCCTCGCCTTCGCGGTGGGCGGCATCTACGCGGGAGACGCTGAAGGGACTTTTGGCTGGGCCCTGATGCAGATTGGCGGATCGGCCGCTTTTGCCCTCTTTATCCCTGTGCTGGCCGGCTTTATCGCCTTTTCCATAGCGGATCGTCCGGGGCTGACGCCCGGTTTGATCGGAGGCATGCTCGCTTCGCAAATCGGTGCGGGTTTCCTCGGTGGTTTGGCGGCTGGCTTCTTTGCCGGATACCTGACGAAGTTCCTGAATAACAAGATCAGCTTGCCGGAGTCATTGCAGGGCTTGAAGCCGGTACTCATTCTACCGCTGCTGACATCGCTTGTCGTCGGGCTGGCTATGATCTTCGTGATCGGACCTCCGGTGAAGTTTATCCTCGACGGTCTTTCCGCTTGGTTGAACAACATGCAAGAGGGGAGCGCCCTGGTTATGGGCCTGTTGCTGGGGGGCATGATGGCCTTCGACATGGGAGGGCCTGTCAATAAATCGGCTTACACTTTCGGTGTCGGATTATTGGCCAGTCAGATTTATGCACCCATGGCTGCGGTGATGGCGGCGGGGATGGTGCCGCCACTGGCCTGTGCCCTTGCCGCGAATCTTTTCCGTAAGAAGTTTACCGATGATGAGCGCCAGGCTTCGAAGGCGGCAGCCGTGCTGGGGATCTCTTTTATCACAGAGGGTGCGATTCCCTATGCGGCGGCGGATCCGGTTCGTGTGATTCCCTGCAATGTACTCGGCGCTGCGGTGACCGGAGGCCTCTCCATGTTGTGGGGGTGCAAGCTTGTCGTGCCGCACGGAGGGATCTTCGTGCTGGCGATTCCCAATGCGATTACTCAAGGGCTAGCTTATGTCGGCGCCATTCTCGCCGGGACCGCCGTGGCAACCGTAGCTCTCTATTTTGCCAAGCGCCCTGTGGCTGAAAGGCTCTCCGCTGCGTCTGCATAA
- the pfkB gene encoding 1-phosphofructokinase, whose amino-acid sequence MNSIVTVTLNPAIDHTVFVDKLAAGTVHRASRSHRQAGGKGLNVATMLSLGGHDATVSGFLGEDNPSIFIKHFRDHQLEDAFVRVAGETRTGIKIVDTSADETTDINLPGPAPTEAQCDKLLMRLDFLAEAGRWFLLAGSLPSGVNPDFLVRIIRTLKAKDALVAVDTSGPALAAAVDAGVDLAKPNNHELEELIGAKLESFEDVLLAARALRREKVSRLVVSLGDEGALFLTPEAELKASAPPVNVVSTVGAGDSLLAGFLQATVRGDSPSDCARLATVYAWSRLESLVSALPEPDVLKQRMGQVSVQSLVSLNS is encoded by the coding sequence ATGAATTCCATTGTAACTGTCACCTTGAACCCCGCGATTGACCACACGGTCTTTGTTGATAAACTGGCCGCAGGAACCGTGCATCGCGCGTCCCGTTCCCATCGTCAAGCAGGCGGCAAGGGGCTCAACGTGGCCACCATGCTCTCGCTTGGCGGGCATGATGCCACTGTCAGCGGTTTTCTCGGGGAAGATAATCCCTCGATCTTTATCAAGCATTTTCGCGATCATCAGTTGGAAGATGCGTTCGTTCGTGTGGCCGGTGAAACCCGTACCGGTATCAAGATTGTGGATACTTCTGCGGATGAGACGACCGATATTAACCTGCCGGGGCCGGCTCCAACCGAGGCCCAGTGTGATAAGTTGCTCATGCGTCTCGACTTTCTTGCCGAGGCCGGACGCTGGTTTCTTCTGGCCGGAAGCCTGCCGTCCGGAGTGAACCCCGATTTTCTGGTCCGAATTATACGTACTCTGAAAGCGAAGGATGCGCTTGTGGCGGTTGACACCAGCGGTCCGGCACTTGCCGCTGCGGTGGATGCCGGTGTCGATTTGGCAAAGCCGAACAACCATGAACTTGAAGAACTGATCGGGGCCAAACTTGAGAGCTTCGAAGACGTGCTACTTGCTGCCCGGGCCTTGCGCCGTGAGAAGGTGTCCCGCCTGGTCGTGTCCCTTGGCGATGAAGGCGCCTTGTTTCTGACGCCCGAGGCCGAGTTGAAAGCCAGTGCGCCGCCTGTGAATGTGGTCAGCACGGTCGGGGCGGGTGATTCCCTGCTGGCCGGATTTCTGCAGGCCACAGTTCGGGGCGACAGCCCTTCGGATTGTGCGCGCCTGGCCACAGTCTATGCCTGGAGTCGCCTGGAGTCGCTGGTCTCCGCCTTGCCCGAGCCTGACGTACTTAAACAGCGGATGGGGCAGGTCTCCGTCCAATCCCTTGTCTCTTTAAACTCATAA